From Hydra vulgaris chromosome 15, alternate assembly HydraT2T_AEP, one genomic window encodes:
- the LOC136092073 gene encoding protein unc-13 homolog C-like, giving the protein MAVTISEIRNMFREMFAEYKKDIELLIKQQEENVLKVISANAKITSDRQQKSELNIIDSMKKIKRLEKDVFDIKESLNFHEELIEKKIKNNIESIEKERVSKNVAHKNIEFTDLKNKLREIEDRSRRNNLRINGLKENENETWTESETKVIKLFEQTLGVKNVKIERAHRCGRKDAKKPRTIMIKLLDYKDKVEILKNSFKLKGESIFINEDFCYETNVIRKELRERMKTERQLGKFAYISYDKLIVRDWVSKKPCQESKS; this is encoded by the coding sequence atgGCAGTTACAATTAGCGAAATAAGAAATATGTTTAGAGAAATGTTTGCTGAGTATAAGAAAGACATAGAGTTACTAATAAAACAACAAGAAGAAAACGTTCTTAAAGTCATTAGTGCAAATGCAAAGATAACGAGTGATAGGCAACAAAAATCAGAATTAAATATTATCGAcagtatgaaaaaaattaaaagactcgAAAAGGATGTATTTGATATAAAAGAAAGCTTAAATTTTCACGAAGAACTcattgaaaaaaagattaaaaataatattgaatctATCGAGAAAGAAAGAGTTTCTAAAAATGTAGCGCACAAAAATATAGAGTTTACCGaccttaaaaataaactaagaGAAATTGAAGATCGGTCACGAAGAAATAATCTCAGGATTAATGGACTGAAAGAAAACGAAAATGAAACATGGACGGAAAGTGAAACAAAAGTGATCAAACTGTTTGAACAGACTTTAGgggtaaaaaatgttaaaattgaaCGAGCGCATCGCTGCGGACGTAAAGATGCAAAAAAACCACGAACAATCatgataaaacttttagattaCAAAGATAAagtggaaattttaaaaaattcttttaaattaaagggtgaaagtattttcattaatgaagatttttGCTACGAAACTAATGTAATAAGAAAAGAATTGAGAGAAAGAATGAAAACTGAAAGGCAGCTGGGAAAATTTGCATATATATCGTATGATAAGCTAATTGTGCGCGATTGGGTATCAAAAAAACCGTGCCAAGAAAGCAAAagttaa